The following nucleotide sequence is from Acinetobacter equi.
TTGTGATTTATTGGATAATAAATGGTTGGATTCAGCTCGGCTTATATATATTCAATATCGCTATAGTCGTAGCCTAGAAGATAAGCCTCAAGCGTATTTAAGTTTGTTGCAAAAATTTCGCATCATGGGAGTTTAGATGGTGGATTTATCAGAAAAACTACCTCACCGCATCCGAATAGAATCATTCGTTGAAACCCAAGACCAAAAAACAGGTCACATCACTGAAGAATGGTCAGAATTTACAACTGTTTGGGGAAAACATGAAGGTTTATCCACAAAAGATATTCTTCAAGCTCAAGCTATTAATTCAACTATGTCGGCACGTTGCAAGATTCGCTATAGCAAGAAAGCAATTCAGATTGATTCGACTATGCGAGTGTTGTTCCGTGGCAAATATTGGAAAATTGATGGTGATCCAATGCCCGATAATGAAAGCGGTCTTGAGTGGATTACTTTGAACCTTGCTGAAGGTGAAGCATCATGGCAACCTCAGACTTAAAAATTGATGGTCTTGATGAATTCAACAAAAAAATTGCAGAACTCACCGATATTAAAAAAGTAAGATCAAGAGCTAATTCATCTGCTCGTAAAGCAATGCAACTTGTTCAAATGGTTGCAATGATTGGTGCATCTCGAATTGATGACCCTGCAACAAGAGAAGCGATTCAAGAAAATATTGTAGTTCGTGCAGGAAAAACACGAAGTATTAATGAAATTCGTATGCGAGTTGGTGTGTTGGGTGGTGCTGCGGTAAATGGTAGATCAGATAGAGCTAAACTTTCAGCTTTACCAGGTGGTGAAACGGTTTACTGGCGTTATTTAGAGTTTGGCACATCCAAGATGCCAGCAGTACCATTTATGCGACCAGCTTTGTCTGAAAACATTCAAAAAGTTACAGATGAATTTGCAAAGACATTTATGAAGTCCATCGAGACTGCAATAGCGAAAGGCAAAATATCATGACAGCACCAATCTTTGAATTGCTTAATGCAGATGATGAAGTTAAGTCATTTTTGAAGTCAGGCAATATTTTAAGAGCTTATGAATTTGGCTTAGCACCTGATAAACCTAAAACACCATATTTGGTGTGGCAAGATATTTCAGGTAACCCACAAAATAATCTTGATTGTCCTGCATTAACTGATCATATCTCTATTCAAATTGATATTTACACACATGATGTTCGTGATTTAGCAATGATAAAAAACGCTGCACGACGAGCATTAGAACAAGATAATTCATGCACGATTACAGGTTTACGTGGCAATAGTCGTGAACATGATACAAAGCTTTATCGAACTGGTTTTGATAGCAACTGGTTTGTTGATCGTTAATTAAATAATTTTCATATAGCACCCAATCGGGTGCTTTTTTTATGCCTATTTATTATTCCAAATGCATTCAATAAATAGGTTAACCACAACTCAAGGAGTTAAACATGAATGCAAAAATTGAAGTTTTAAAAATTGTTGATGTTGAGAATGGTGTTCCAAAAACCACAACTATGCAAATAGCATTAGGGTTGGGAATTCAGCATAAATCTGTCATTCAGTTGGTACGAAGTTACAAATCTGATTTTTCAGAGTTTGGCCCATTGGCATTTGAAATGCGGATGGGTGCTCCATTGCCCCAAGGTGGTTATGGGCATTCTTTGCAATATGCAGTTCTAAATGAACAGCAAGCAACTTTACTTCTAATCTATATGCGTAATAGTCCAAGAGTTCGTGAGTTTAAAAAAGCATTAGTAAAAGCATTCTTTGAAGCACGTACATTATTACAAACAGATTATTTTGCACTTATTCAACAACGAGAAGCACTAAACGCAAAACTTGAATGTGAAAAAGATATTGCTAGTGCATGTGGTCGTGGCTTGGCAGGATGGAAAAAACAACGTGATTGTTTAACAACAGCAATAGCCAATGTAGATCGACAAATTCAACCATGCTTATTTGAATAAATAAATTTTATTAAACCCATACCTCCTTAACGGAGGTTTTTTTATGCCTAAAAAGAGGAGTAGCTACTCATGGCACGTATTAAAGCGCAAGGTACACAGGTATTTGCGGTAGTTGATGGCGCAGTGGTGCGTTTCTCATGTCCTAAAGCATTTTCATTTGGTGAGGATGCATTCACAAAAATTGATGCTACTTGTCTAGATGCTGATACCAAAGATTATGAACGTGGTTTACGTGATCCGGGTGAAGGTTCAATTCAAATTGATTTGGATGATGAAAATGCAAGTCATCTACAGTTAATTGAATTAGCGGATTCAGGTGAAAAAATTGAATGGTATGTTGGCTCAAGTCACTCAAAAGCACCTCCAACTTATGAAGCTGTTTCGGGTATTGAGTTACCAGAAGATCGTATTTGGTGGTCATTCAAAGGTTATTTAAATCCATCTGCACCAACAACAGAACAGGATACTTTAGTAAGTTATACATTCACTTTAGTTCGCACATCTAAAGTTGTGACAACTCCACGTACGGTGACTTCATAATGGCTAAAAAGAAAGAAATTAAACAGGTTGAAGCGCCTATTAAGCTTGCTATCAATGACTTTTTAAAGTTATCAAATGATGCTGTATCTGAGCTTGTGGAAAAGGAGGTTTTCTTTTTCCATGAAGATAAAGAATATAGTGTGGATGTAGGTATTAAGATTTTGTCATATGATGAAGTTGTTAACTTGATGCGTGGAAAAGATGCTCAAAAAACACTTATGTCTGATTTAATTAAATCTCGTATCGCAGCATCAATTTTTAATAAAGAAACTAAAAAGCCTCTTTTCTCCAATAATGATGTTGGAAAAATTCTCCCTAGTCTTATGGATGCTTTACACAAAGCATCTGATGAGGTGAATGATTTTTCGGGAAAGTATCTGATGGAAAAATTGATGAAGAAGAATTCTGGTGTGAACTCGTCATCAACGGAATCGGTGGAAGAACAATCACAGAAGCCAAGCGAAGAATAAGTAATACGGAATTTCAAATTTGGAGAGCTTATCGTGAAAAACGAGGCTCTCTTTTTACTGCAAGACGTATTGAACAATCGATTGGTGGATTATCGGCACTTTATGTATCTTTAAAAGGTGTAAAAGATGTTGATCCATATAGCTTCATGCCACATGAGCAAAAACCACAACAGGTTGAAATGTCGCTTGAGGAATATATGATGCAGCAGTTTGGGGAAGGGAATTAACTTAGGTTAGTTTCTTTTTCAACTAATATTTAGTATTTTAAGGTCATTCTTAAAGGATGATTTTATGAAAAAAATATTAGGGTTGTGTTTTGTGGTTGGTTTAGTTGGGTGTACATCAATTCAAGTGAATAATGCTACTGGGTTTAATCCAAATAGTATAAGACAAGTTTGTATTGTTAATAATCCAAAAGTAATTATTAAAGATTTTGATAGTTTGGTTGAGAAAAGTTTCGCTCGTTATGACATAGGTACAAAAGTTATTAAAGATTCTGATGATATGAGCCTATGCCAAACAATCCTAAACTATACAGCTTTAAGATCATGGGATATGGCACCTTACATGGTTTCTGCTCAGTTCAATTTAATTCAAAATGGAAAACAAGTTTCTGAAGCATCGTTTAGATTAAAAGGTAATGGTGGGTTAGCACCAAATAAATGGCGTAGCACTGAAACCAAGATCAATGAATTGGTAGATCAGTTACTTGAAAAAACTCCTAAGAAGTGAGTAGTGGGATAGTCATGAAAAAAATTATTATTGGATTGTGTTTTGCTTTAAGTTTTCAGCTAACAAATGCTAGTACCATGCCTATAGAAGAACAAGAGGAAAAGTTGGGTTTTTGCAAAGAAGTCTTAGGTGCAGCTATATTTAATAGTGTGTTGGAAACGGTGTGTGATTTTGATGGGGGTGTCAAAGATAAGTTGAAAAATATCTATGATTCAGCTGATTGTAGAGAGATTGTTCCACAGGAAACGGTTGAAAATTTATCAAGAGATGTATTGCAAGACTCAAGAGATAGATACAAGGTTTTTGGGGAAAAGAAATTTTGCGAGGATAATTTAAGAGGTTATTCTGATTTAATGGATTAAAGAGAATCAATTAATTATTACCGCCCTTTAGGCGGTTTTTTTACGCCTAGAGGTTTATATGAGTACAAAACTCGGAACATTAACGCTTGATTTAGTTGCAAAAATCAGCAACTTTTCAGAACCAATGAAAAAAGCAGGTGATACTGCTCAAAAAGAATCTAAACGTATTGAATCAAGTATTAACTCTGCAACAAAAGCTATTACTGCTTTGGGTGCTACAGCATTAGCTGGCTTAACTGTGGGTGCTGTAATTGAAAGTGCAGATGCTTACGGTCAAATGGCTGCACGAATTAGAAATGCAACAAAAGATACAGAAGAGTATGATTTAGTACAAAAAAGACTGCTAAATACAGCGAATGGAACATATCGCGCCTTAGGTGAGGCTCAAGAAGTTTATTTGGGTCTTTCAGGGGGGTTAAAAGAATTAGGATATAACACTCAACAGGTTTTGGATATTTCTGATTCTTTATCTTATTCATTTGTACACAATGCTACTTCTGCTGATAAAGCACAATCTGCAATGAGTGCGTACGGTAAGGTTTTAGATAAGGGTAAGGTTGAGGCTGATTCTTGGTTCTCAATCATGGCAGCAGTACCAAATATTCTAGATGATGTTGCCAAGGCAACTAATAAACTGCCTTCCGAAATTCGTAAACTAGGAGCTGAAGGAAAATTAGCTGCTGAAGACTTAAATAAAGGTTTTCTACTATCAAGAGATGCAAACCAAGCATTAGCTGATGCAATGGAAAACTCGCTTGCTGATGGTATGTTTGCTTTAAAGAATGGATTTAGTGTTCTTGTTGGTGAGGCAAATATGGCTACAGGTGCCACAAGCACATTAGCCGCAGGATTGGCAACAGTTGGTGATGTTTTAGTATTAGCCTCTGATAATTTAGATGTTCTTGCTGTTGCTGGCGGTACTGCTGCGGCTGTTTTAGCACTAAAAATGACACCTGCAATTTGGTTGAGTGGAAAGGCTTTTGTGTCATCTTCTATTGATGCCTTAAAATACCAAGTAGCTGTTACTCGCTTGTCTGCACAAATATCGATAACATCTACAACCATGACAATCATGGGTGGTGCTGCTCGTGGTGCGTTGGCTGTTTTGGGTGGTCCAGTAGGATTAGTCTTAACTGTTGCAACCGTTGCTGCAAGTTATGCTTTATTTCGTGATAAAACAAAAGATTCAACAGTTTCTTTGCGTGAAAACAATGAAACCGTGGAAGAAGCAATTAAGAAATATACTGAGTTAGATAAGATTAAACGAGCAGGGCAATTAGTTGAAGAACGTGAAAAGTTAGAAGAATTAACTGATGCATATGGAAATGCAAATAATGCATTAATCTCATATGCATGGAGAATGACACGCAGCACTGATATGACCACAACACAAGCTAGGGAATTTAATAGCTTGGTTGGTAAGTATAAGTCTGGTGAGATTACACTTGAACAATTATCTGATGCAGTGGGTAAAAATACCAATTTTACTCAAAAGCAAAAAGATGAGTTCATTAAACATGCTTCTAGTCTTCGCAGTTCTTCTGATGCGATGAATACCCAAAAAGGATTTGTTGAAAAGCTAATTGATTTAAATCCAAAATTAGCAAAGTCTCATGATGGAATTACAAGTGCAATTGATCGCCAAAAAAATGCATATGCATCTTTATCTGAACAGCAAAAGAAAGTGTATGACAGCATAGATAAGCAGTTACAGCGTGAGAAATATATTCAACTAAATGTTTCAAATGGAACAATGAGTCGTGAACAAGCGGAATATTTTGCAGATAAACGCATTGAGGCTGGCATACCTTTTAATGAAAAATTATCTAAAGTTATGTACACGCAAATTGAAGCAGGGCGTACTTTAGAAAAGCAAAATGAAGCAAGATTAGAGTCTGAGAAAAAGTCTTTAGAAGCCCAAAAGAAAAAGGCTGAGTTTGCTGAAAAGAATTATTCTTACAGCAAGTCAGATTTACAAATTCTTGAAAGAGTTTCTAAATTAAATGCAGAGCATAGCTTAAATAAAATCAGTGCAAAGCAAGGTGTACCTGATAATTTGGTTGCTGCAATAATAGCGCAAGAGTCTGGTGGGTTAATTAATGCTAAAAGCCCAACAGGTGCTATTGGACCAGGACAAACGACTAGTATCTTTAGAAAGCAATATGGCTTGTCTGTAGCTGATTCTTATGATGTTAAAAAGGTTGCCGAAGCTATAACAACGGATTTAGCAAAGTCCTTTGAGGTTTTTGGAAATTGGAAAGACGCAGTTACAGCCTATAACGCTGGTGTGGCTGGTACAAAAAGCTTAAATGCAAAAGGTTTTACAGGTTCTGCCGCAAAAACAAAAGAAGCAAGAAATTATGCGCCATCGGTTGATAAGTTTTTTGCTGGTTTAAATGGCTCATCTTCAAAAAGTTTAGGGTTTTCTTCTCAGGAAGCGGTTTTAAGCATTAAAGAGCTTGGTGAATACTGGGAAAATGTTGAAGCAGAAAAAGCAAAATCTCTAGCTCGACAAAAAACGGTAATGCAGGCTTATTATTCTGAAGAGGAGGCAATGGCTGAAGCTCATGAACAGGCTAAAGTTGAAATTGAAAAGGCTTTTGCTGGTAATAAAGAGTTAATAGCTGAATATTTAGCAAAGCAAGAAAAAGCCTATCAAAAAGATGTGAATGCTTTTAAAGAAGCTCAACATCAAAAAGCTATTTCAGCTTATGAGGCAGTTTATAACCCTTTAGCTAATATGCAAAGCATTGGCATGAATGCAACTGCTATGGCTACTTTAAGTCCTGCAGAGTATCAAAAATGGGAGTTAAATAACCAACATCAAGCAGGGTATTCGCAGTTAGCTGATAGTTTTTCTCTTACTCAGCAAGCAATTAATGACAGTGAATATATTTCTGAGACAGAGAAATATGCACAGCTTGAAGCAATTTATGAGCAGTATCTTCAAAATAAAGCTTCACTTGCTGAGCAGTATGCAGTTGAAGAGCAAAAGCTTATTCAAAGTCAACATGATGCTCAAATGGGTATTTGGCAAGATTTGCTTACCAGAACAGGTACCGTATTTAGCCAAATGGCTGAAATGGTAAAAAACACCTCTGGCGAATCAAGCGCAGCATATAAGGCAATGTTTTTAACCAATCAAGCTATTTCAATGGCTCAAGCTTTGATTAATACCGAGGTTGCAGCAACAAAAGCCATGGCGGAAGGTGGGATGATTGCAGGTATTCCAATGGCAACAGCAATTCGAGCTTTAGGTTATGCTTCTGTTGGAATGATTGGTGCACAAACTATTGCAGGTATGGCTCACGATGGTATCGACAACGTACCAAAAGAAGGCACATGGCTGTTAGATAAAGGTGAGCGAGTTGTTGATAGCCGAACCAACTCTGATTTGAAAAACTATCTTTCTAATCAGAAACAACAAGCTCCACAAATCACAATCAATAATAATGCTAACGCTGATGTTCAGACTCGTCAGAACTCAGATGGCAGTATTGATATTGATTTAGTTGAAAGACAGCTCGCTAACAGATTAAGTAATGCAAACAGTGTTATTTCCAA
It contains:
- a CDS encoding phage head closure protein, with amino-acid sequence MVDLSEKLPHRIRIESFVETQDQKTGHITEEWSEFTTVWGKHEGLSTKDILQAQAINSTMSARCKIRYSKKAIQIDSTMRVLFRGKYWKIDGDPMPDNESGLEWITLNLAEGEASWQPQT
- a CDS encoding HK97-gp10 family putative phage morphogenesis protein, producing MATSDLKIDGLDEFNKKIAELTDIKKVRSRANSSARKAMQLVQMVAMIGASRIDDPATREAIQENIVVRAGKTRSINEIRMRVGVLGGAAVNGRSDRAKLSALPGGETVYWRYLEFGTSKMPAVPFMRPALSENIQKVTDEFAKTFMKSIETAIAKGKIS
- the gp17 gene encoding tail completion protein gp17 produces the protein MTAPIFELLNADDEVKSFLKSGNILRAYEFGLAPDKPKTPYLVWQDISGNPQNNLDCPALTDHISIQIDIYTHDVRDLAMIKNAARRALEQDNSCTITGLRGNSREHDTKLYRTGFDSNWFVDR
- a CDS encoding Rha family transcriptional regulator, with the translated sequence MNAKIEVLKIVDVENGVPKTTTMQIALGLGIQHKSVIQLVRSYKSDFSEFGPLAFEMRMGAPLPQGGYGHSLQYAVLNEQQATLLLIYMRNSPRVREFKKALVKAFFEARTLLQTDYFALIQQREALNAKLECEKDIASACGRGLAGWKKQRDCLTTAIANVDRQIQPCLFE
- a CDS encoding phage tail tube protein, with protein sequence MARIKAQGTQVFAVVDGAVVRFSCPKAFSFGEDAFTKIDATCLDADTKDYERGLRDPGEGSIQIDLDDENASHLQLIELADSGEKIEWYVGSSHSKAPPTYEAVSGIELPEDRIWWSFKGYLNPSAPTTEQDTLVSYTFTLVRTSKVVTTPRTVTS
- a CDS encoding phage tail assembly chaperone family protein, TAC, which produces MAKKKEIKQVEAPIKLAINDFLKLSNDAVSELVEKEVFFFHEDKEYSVDVGIKILSYDEVVNLMRGKDAQKTLMSDLIKSRIAASIFNKETKKPLFSNNDVGKILPSLMDALHKASDEVNDFSGKYLMEKLMKKNSGVNSSSTESVEEQSQKPSEE
- a CDS encoding Sbal_3080 family lipoprotein, which translates into the protein MKKILGLCFVVGLVGCTSIQVNNATGFNPNSIRQVCIVNNPKVIIKDFDSLVEKSFARYDIGTKVIKDSDDMSLCQTILNYTALRSWDMAPYMVSAQFNLIQNGKQVSEASFRLKGNGGLAPNKWRSTETKINELVDQLLEKTPKK
- a CDS encoding tape measure protein → MSTKLGTLTLDLVAKISNFSEPMKKAGDTAQKESKRIESSINSATKAITALGATALAGLTVGAVIESADAYGQMAARIRNATKDTEEYDLVQKRLLNTANGTYRALGEAQEVYLGLSGGLKELGYNTQQVLDISDSLSYSFVHNATSADKAQSAMSAYGKVLDKGKVEADSWFSIMAAVPNILDDVAKATNKLPSEIRKLGAEGKLAAEDLNKGFLLSRDANQALADAMENSLADGMFALKNGFSVLVGEANMATGATSTLAAGLATVGDVLVLASDNLDVLAVAGGTAAAVLALKMTPAIWLSGKAFVSSSIDALKYQVAVTRLSAQISITSTTMTIMGGAARGALAVLGGPVGLVLTVATVAASYALFRDKTKDSTVSLRENNETVEEAIKKYTELDKIKRAGQLVEEREKLEELTDAYGNANNALISYAWRMTRSTDMTTTQAREFNSLVGKYKSGEITLEQLSDAVGKNTNFTQKQKDEFIKHASSLRSSSDAMNTQKGFVEKLIDLNPKLAKSHDGITSAIDRQKNAYASLSEQQKKVYDSIDKQLQREKYIQLNVSNGTMSREQAEYFADKRIEAGIPFNEKLSKVMYTQIEAGRTLEKQNEARLESEKKSLEAQKKKAEFAEKNYSYSKSDLQILERVSKLNAEHSLNKISAKQGVPDNLVAAIIAQESGGLINAKSPTGAIGPGQTTSIFRKQYGLSVADSYDVKKVAEAITTDLAKSFEVFGNWKDAVTAYNAGVAGTKSLNAKGFTGSAAKTKEARNYAPSVDKFFAGLNGSSSKSLGFSSQEAVLSIKELGEYWENVEAEKAKSLARQKTVMQAYYSEEEAMAEAHEQAKVEIEKAFAGNKELIAEYLAKQEKAYQKDVNAFKEAQHQKAISAYEAVYNPLANMQSIGMNATAMATLSPAEYQKWELNNQHQAGYSQLADSFSLTQQAINDSEYISETEKYAQLEAIYEQYLQNKASLAEQYAVEEQKLIQSQHDAQMGIWQDLLTRTGTVFSQMAEMVKNTSGESSAAYKAMFLTNQAISMAQALINTEVAATKAMAEGGMIAGIPMATAIRALGYASVGMIGAQTIAGMAHDGIDNVPKEGTWLLDKGERVVDSRTNSDLKNYLSNQKQQAPQITINNNANADVQTRQNSDGSIDIDLVERQLANRLSNANSVISKSLKQNTTASRRR